In Spirosoma pollinicola, the genomic window TTTCTGGCTAACAGCTAGTTAAAGCCGAGTTTTTTCCTAACACGCGCTATGGTTTTACCCGCTACTACCCGTGCCTTTTCTTCGCCAGCCCGAAGCTCGGCCTCAAGAGCGTCATTGTTCGTCATATAATAATCAAATCGCTCGCGCTCGGCAGCAAACAGCGTTAAAATGAGTTCGTAGAAGGCTTTTTTCGCTGTACCGTAGCCAAAATTACCGCCTTCATATAACCCGCGCATGTCGGCAATCTGTTCGTCGGAGGCCAGTAACGAATACAACTGGAACGTGATGTCAGTATCCGGATTCTTTGGTTCCTCGAGGGGCGTAGAATCCGATTTAATCTTTTTGATTACTTTCCACAATTCATTTTCGGATAGGAAAATGTCAATATAGTTGTTGTATGACTTGCTCATTTTCGCTCCATCAATGCCGGGTATCGTCATCAGGCGGTTGTCGATTCGGGCTTCGGGCAGTACAAAAACCTCGTCGTCGTACTGCCGATTGAAAATACTGGCAATATCACGGGTCATTTCGATATGCTGACGCTGGTCTTTTCCCACTGGAATTATTTCGGCGTCGTACAGCAAAATATCGGCCGCCTGCAAAACCGGATAGACGAACAAACCCGTATTGACCGGGCCGCTGGAGCGCTCCGATTTTTCCTTAAACGAGGTCGCGTTATTCAGCATCGGAATGGGCGTGAAGCAACTCAGATGCCAGGACAACTCCGTGTGCTCGGCCACGCGAGACTGCCGCCAGAATGTGTTTTTCTCCGTATCCAGGCCAAACGCCAGCCAGGTCGACGCTACCGCCCGTGTAAACTCCCGACGCATAGAACCATCCTTAATGGTGGTGAGGGAGTGAAGGTCAGCGATGAATAAAAAGGACTCATTGTCAGGGTGTTTCGACAAGTCGATGGCGGGTTTAATTGCCCC contains:
- the trpS gene encoding tryptophan--tRNA ligase; the protein is MARILTGIQSSGRPHLGNILGAIKPAIDLSKHPDNESFLFIADLHSLTTIKDGSMRREFTRAVASTWLAFGLDTEKNTFWRQSRVAEHTELSWHLSCFTPIPMLNNATSFKEKSERSSGPVNTGLFVYPVLQAADILLYDAEIIPVGKDQRQHIEMTRDIASIFNRQYDDEVFVLPEARIDNRLMTIPGIDGAKMSKSYNNYIDIFLSENELWKVIKKIKSDSTPLEEPKNPDTDITFQLYSLLASDEQIADMRGLYEGGNFGYGTAKKAFYELILTLFAAERERFDYYMTNNDALEAELRAGEEKARVVAGKTIARVRKKLGFN